In Miscanthus floridulus cultivar M001 chromosome 5, ASM1932011v1, whole genome shotgun sequence, one genomic interval encodes:
- the LOC136454470 gene encoding uncharacterized protein, whose product MNGGSGLNILYVDILDAMHIPWSELHPVSSPFHGVIPGMQAYPLGKIDQPIMFGNCTNFCSDVLTFDVVDFLGSYHAISGRSCYTKFMAIPNYTYLKLKMLGPNGIITVGSTFSHAYTCDHKHYELATAIINSTKLPELRNSVTPTVPDRNR is encoded by the coding sequence atgaatggaggcagcggcctcaacattctgtACGTCGACATCCTCGACGCCATGCATATCCCCTGGTCGGAGCTCCACCCAGTGAGCTCccccttccacggcgtgatcccaggcatgcaggcatacccactcgggaaGATCGACCAGCCCATCATGTTCGGCAACTGCACCAACTTCTGCTCGGATGTCCTAACCTTTGATGTAGTGGACTTTttggggtcctaccatgccatctcgGGGCGgtcatgctacaccaagttcatggcgatccccaactacacctaccttaaaCTAAAGATGCTAGGGccgaacggcatcatcaccgtaggtagcaccttctcgcacgcctacacgtgcgaccacaagcattacgagcttgccactgccatcatcaactccacCAAGCTCCCGGAGCTCAGGAATTCGGTGACTCCAACAGTCCCCGATCGCAATAGGTAG